A DNA window from Phycisphaerales bacterium AB-hyl4 contains the following coding sequences:
- a CDS encoding type II secretion system protein: MNNKRAFTLIELIVVISIIALMIALLLPVLNNARANARLVECSAMLRSLGMSSEIYLNDYNFTYPVAYFRGTWPSSDNLVTRQWPFFLSHAMGKIQDSHSEWTSLPDFWCPGEPAGQSPDMRPYSYGQNWYAGYHQSDSNYQYVREPDVVQPSQTIHRTDGAHTGTQAGWTLVLRQNQIHPARHIEFDRHMGGGMANFAYMDMHVVTRRQYEEDWSDVSTVSGGRTAEPGAGSGRVSDMSGQVLLHIGSLHIVV; encoded by the coding sequence ATGAATAATAAGCGTGCATTTACGTTAATCGAATTGATAGTTGTAATTAGCATTATTGCACTGATGATCGCACTGCTTCTGCCTGTGCTTAACAACGCGCGGGCAAACGCACGGCTTGTGGAGTGCAGTGCCATGCTGCGCAGCCTGGGCATGAGTTCCGAGATATACCTGAACGATTACAACTTCACCTACCCGGTGGCGTATTTCAGGGGCACCTGGCCGAGCAGCGACAATCTCGTCACGCGTCAGTGGCCCTTTTTTCTGAGCCATGCGATGGGCAAGATTCAAGACAGCCACTCGGAATGGACGTCGTTGCCGGATTTCTGGTGTCCTGGAGAACCGGCGGGGCAGTCGCCCGACATGCGTCCGTACAGCTACGGGCAGAACTGGTACGCCGGGTATCACCAGTCGGACTCGAACTATCAATATGTTCGCGAGCCCGATGTGGTGCAACCGTCGCAGACGATTCACCGTACGGACGGCGCTCATACGGGAACCCAGGCCGGCTGGACATTGGTGCTTCGGCAAAACCAGATTCATCCAGCCCGGCATATCGAATTCGATCGGCACATGGGTGGCGGCATGGCCAACTTTGCGTACATGGACATGCACGTCGTGACGCGACGCCAGTATGAAGAGGACTGGTCGGATGTGTCAACCGTCTCTGGCGGCCGAACCGCTGAGCCGGGTGCTGGAAGTGGCCGTGTGAGTGATATGTCGGGACAAGTGTTATTGCATATTGGTTCGTTGCATATTGTAGTTTGA
- a CDS encoding Gfo/Idh/MocA family protein has product MPTVATTTSTIRLGAIGMGLRLQGVLRHLLKQNSRIRLNSVFDPFEPYVEAGEELAGGGVIRRDDWRAVVTDPDIDWVMIGSPNCFHEEQTIAALEAGKHVFCEKPLAIDLDSCLRVADAVRNAPGRFVFGLVLRYSPHYQAMRHLLAEGKIGKLISFEFNETLRIGHGGYIFGNWRRDASIAGSHILEKTCHDLDLANWMADSLPVRVASFGGRQYFVPKHAYLKDLAGTMPDGQSRFQAWPDPHSVDPFSAGATIFDHQVVILEYANGVKATFHTNCAAGLPERRFYLCGTEGSLRGEVYTGDMVLQRIDQDQPEACSSGSFGGHGGGDEVMAQQMAATMLDDQPPLAGLREALQSATVAFAIDKAAETGAVVDLRPMWSRCGIDPNQP; this is encoded by the coding sequence ATGCCGACAGTTGCCACTACGACATCCACGATTCGTCTCGGCGCGATCGGGATGGGACTGCGTCTCCAAGGGGTGCTTCGTCACCTGCTGAAGCAAAACTCGCGGATTCGCCTGAACTCGGTCTTCGATCCTTTTGAACCGTATGTCGAGGCTGGCGAAGAACTGGCCGGCGGAGGGGTGATCCGACGCGACGACTGGCGGGCAGTGGTAACAGACCCTGATATCGATTGGGTGATGATTGGCTCACCGAATTGTTTCCACGAGGAGCAGACGATCGCGGCACTGGAGGCGGGGAAGCATGTTTTCTGCGAAAAGCCACTCGCGATCGACCTGGATTCGTGTCTGCGCGTAGCCGACGCGGTGCGGAATGCGCCCGGGCGGTTTGTCTTTGGGCTGGTGCTGCGTTACTCGCCGCACTACCAAGCCATGCGCCACCTGCTGGCCGAAGGGAAAATCGGGAAGCTGATTTCGTTCGAGTTCAACGAGACGCTGCGCATTGGTCACGGCGGCTACATCTTCGGCAACTGGCGGCGTGACGCATCCATCGCCGGCTCGCACATTCTGGAGAAGACCTGCCACGATCTCGACCTGGCTAACTGGATGGCCGACAGCTTGCCGGTACGCGTCGCCAGTTTCGGCGGGCGGCAATACTTCGTGCCGAAGCACGCATACTTGAAAGACCTTGCCGGCACGATGCCGGACGGTCAATCGCGCTTCCAGGCCTGGCCTGACCCACATAGCGTCGACCCATTCAGCGCCGGAGCCACGATCTTTGATCATCAGGTGGTGATCCTGGAGTACGCAAACGGCGTCAAGGCCACGTTTCACACCAACTGTGCGGCCGGCCTTCCCGAACGTCGATTCTACCTCTGCGGTACCGAAGGCTCCCTACGCGGCGAGGTGTACACTGGCGACATGGTCCTGCAGCGCATCGACCAGGATCAGCCCGAGGCCTGCTCGTCAGGATCATTCGGCGGGCATGGTGGAGGAGATGAGGTCATGGCCCAACAGATGGCCGCCACCATGCTTGACGATCAGCCACCGCTTGCGGGCCTGCGTGAAGCGCTGCAATCAGCGACCGTCGCATTCGCGATCGACAAGGCGGCGGAGACGGGGGCCGTGGTCGATCTGCGCCCGATGTGGTCGCGATGCGGAATTGATCCCAACCAGCCATAA
- a CDS encoding PHP domain-containing protein, translating into MKASATSLYDLHLHTWWSFDGEIDVESHFRRAQERGVRCLAVTEHNHMDSVAEVLAVAERYPAIRVIPSAELTVRTSIGGVDLLCYNLPVPATPGLKALFETYRVCQRDLGEQFSKGMQAIGVDFNEKRRREVLELYRPSQMIERQGLTRPKRAMTLTYFLKQGWVQDADEFDSLCARAHEAVSGLTFPEVNRVRDVVHEAGGLIVLAHPPLYCKDADHDQLDLLRTECALDGIECAHPRVTPDLCRRYRAYCVEYGLFSTGGSDSHTQTNVDHAFGRHGGEAGWLDELLDRLGESRNTDSRQHNCPTAPHATRS; encoded by the coding sequence GTGAAAGCCTCAGCCACCAGCCTGTACGATTTGCACCTCCACACGTGGTGGAGTTTTGACGGCGAAATTGATGTGGAGTCGCACTTTCGCCGTGCTCAAGAACGGGGCGTGCGATGCCTGGCCGTCACCGAGCACAATCACATGGATTCTGTCGCCGAGGTGCTGGCCGTCGCGGAACGCTATCCGGCGATCCGCGTCATTCCATCAGCCGAACTCACGGTACGCACGTCCATCGGCGGGGTTGATCTGTTGTGTTACAACCTGCCCGTGCCCGCTACACCCGGCTTGAAAGCTTTGTTCGAGACGTATCGCGTGTGCCAGCGCGATCTGGGCGAACAGTTCTCAAAAGGCATGCAAGCTATCGGCGTCGACTTTAACGAGAAGCGACGCAGAGAAGTTCTGGAACTGTATCGTCCGTCGCAGATGATTGAACGGCAAGGCCTCACGCGCCCGAAGCGAGCAATGACATTGACGTATTTTCTCAAGCAAGGATGGGTTCAGGACGCCGACGAATTCGACAGCTTGTGTGCGCGGGCACATGAGGCCGTGTCAGGGCTCACGTTTCCTGAGGTGAATCGTGTGCGGGATGTCGTACACGAAGCCGGTGGTCTGATCGTACTTGCTCATCCGCCGCTTTACTGCAAGGACGCTGACCACGACCAACTCGACCTTCTGCGAACCGAATGTGCCTTGGACGGCATCGAATGCGCTCACCCGCGAGTCACACCCGACCTATGCAGGCGGTATCGCGCCTATTGCGTGGAATATGGCCTGTTTTCGACCGGTGGTTCTGATAGCCACACACAAACGAATGTGGACCACGCCTTCGGTCGACACGGCGGGGAAGCAGGATGGTTGGACGAACTACTTGATCGGCTGGGGGAGTCGCGTAACACCGATTCGCGCCAGCACAACTGCCCTACCGCTCCGCACGCGACACGCTCGTAA
- a CDS encoding PEP-CTERM sorting domain-containing protein, translated as MRRILSLMPAATLLFTIPLAHGSVVLFEENFESYAPGATTLSSSWTLTNLGDRMTNSVVNASDDAIEGDQYWRFSYPSGLDDGQPNSTMTASGWRQDDAEGVYVLSHRIYFSSTTIENSALMRPRYLLTIRDADDRVAGTLTLRALSDGNGNKQIRYETASGTTTINEGDTGYPTFWSTNDWLMVVMTVDELDRTWSFELANGNGTPIAAMAGLSLQNADFDQAEAFRMQLLGVPDTRGLNTWVDDIQITGPIPEPSSMALLGLGALAMLRRRRMRN; from the coding sequence ATGCGTAGAATCCTTTCATTAATGCCCGCTGCGACGCTGCTGTTTACGATTCCACTGGCACACGGCTCCGTAGTGCTGTTTGAGGAGAACTTCGAGAGTTACGCGCCTGGCGCTACAACGCTTTCGAGTAGTTGGACATTAACCAATTTGGGCGACCGGATGACCAATTCGGTGGTTAACGCATCCGATGACGCTATCGAGGGCGACCAGTACTGGCGTTTTTCATACCCCTCCGGCCTCGATGACGGACAACCCAACAGCACGATGACGGCATCAGGCTGGCGCCAGGACGACGCTGAGGGTGTGTATGTTCTGTCGCACCGCATCTATTTTTCGAGTACGACAATAGAAAACAGTGCGCTGATGCGCCCGAGATACCTTTTGACGATCCGTGATGCAGACGATCGTGTCGCCGGGACCCTGACCCTTCGTGCTTTGTCGGATGGCAACGGCAACAAGCAGATTCGCTACGAAACGGCCAGCGGCACCACAACCATCAACGAAGGTGATACGGGATATCCTACGTTCTGGTCTACAAACGACTGGCTGATGGTGGTGATGACAGTCGATGAACTGGATAGAACGTGGTCGTTCGAACTGGCCAACGGGAACGGAACACCCATCGCAGCCATGGCTGGCCTTAGCCTTCAAAATGCCGATTTTGATCAGGCGGAAGCATTTCGTATGCAGCTCCTTGGCGTGCCTGACACTCGCGGCTTGAACACGTGGGTGGACGACATTCAGATCACCGGCCCGATCCCTGAACCAAGCAGTATGGCATTGCTCGGGTTGGGCGCCCTGGCAATGTTGCGCCGTCGTCGAATGCGCAACTGA